Part of the Deinococcus sp. Leaf326 genome, GATGCGGCAGCCGGTCTTCTACCTGCCTGGGCGTACGCGGTATGTGGCGGACTTTCTGTGCTTCTGGGCAGATGGGCGGGTCGACACGCGGGACGTGAAGGGCATGGAGACCGAGGGCTTTGGGATCAAGTGGCGGGAGGTCCAGGCGGCCTACTCCTTCATGACCTTCGTGAAGGTCAAGCGCAGCGGCAAGGGCTGGAAGGAAGAAGCG contains:
- a CDS encoding DUF1064 domain-containing protein, with the translated sequence MTHFHPGRKATHKFGAVRTERAGIKFDSKAEADYHDMLQLTVQAGGLVGLMRQPVFYLPGRTRYVADFLCFWADGRVDTRDVKGMETEGFGIKWREVQAAYSFMTFVKVKRSGKGWKEEA